One part of the Deinococcus betulae genome encodes these proteins:
- a CDS encoding phosphotransferase family protein, translating to MDWPLAPLGEVPAAGPQLDDSLSEGRLRAALATVPRPIGKTTLLHGDLWPGNTLWHAGQLSAVIDWEDAALGHPLADVGNTRLELLFFQGEAAVDAFTQTYTALSGQALTDLPYWDLRAALRPCGRLHTWGLSAALEQQLRERHRTFTEAALRSFAVSLPG from the coding sequence GTGGATTGGCCGCTGGCACCACTGGGCGAAGTCCCCGCAGCCGGGCCGCAACTGGACGACTCGCTGTCAGAAGGCCGGCTCAGGGCGGCGCTGGCCACGGTCCCCAGGCCGATAGGGAAGACCACGCTCCTGCACGGCGACCTCTGGCCCGGCAATACCCTGTGGCACGCCGGGCAGCTGTCGGCGGTGATCGACTGGGAAGACGCGGCGCTGGGTCATCCGCTGGCCGATGTGGGCAATACCCGCCTGGAACTCCTGTTTTTTCAAGGCGAGGCGGCGGTGGACGCTTTCACGCAGACATACACAGCGCTCAGTGGGCAAGCCCTCACCGACCTGCCCTACTGGGATCTGCGCGCCGCCTTGCGGCCCTGCGGGCGGCTGCACACCTGGGGCCTGTCCGCTGCCCTGGAACAGCAGCTGCGAGAACGGCACAGGACCTTTACCGAAGCGGCGCTCCGTTCCTTCGCGGTCAGTCTCCCCGGCTAA
- a CDS encoding winged helix-turn-helix transcriptional regulator, translating into MPGKRVYDDGCAAAHALDLVGERWALLVVRELLLGPRRFTDLQEQLRGISPTVLTQRLGDLEEVGVVRREQLPPPASARVYALTPWGRELEPVLQALGRWGARSPGRPAQAPISTATLLTALKTMNGGELPGATVALDLGPEGQYTVLLRGQTAEVTSGLSLAAEVTLTGPVGALGAVIFGGQPLDETIKVAGDRDLAEHFVRAFPLPPLVERS; encoded by the coding sequence ATGCCTGGAAAGCGCGTCTACGATGATGGCTGCGCCGCCGCTCACGCCCTGGACCTGGTGGGAGAGCGCTGGGCGCTGCTGGTCGTGCGCGAACTGCTGCTGGGCCCGCGCCGCTTCACCGACTTGCAAGAGCAGCTGCGGGGCATCAGCCCCACGGTGCTGACCCAGCGCCTGGGTGACCTAGAAGAGGTGGGGGTGGTACGGCGCGAGCAATTGCCACCCCCCGCCAGCGCGCGGGTCTACGCCCTGACGCCCTGGGGCCGCGAGCTAGAACCTGTCTTGCAGGCGCTAGGCCGCTGGGGCGCCCGCTCGCCTGGCCGCCCGGCCCAGGCGCCCATCAGTACAGCGACCCTGCTGACCGCCTTAAAAACCATGAATGGGGGTGAACTGCCTGGGGCGACCGTGGCCCTGGACCTCGGGCCAGAAGGGCAGTACACCGTGCTCCTCCGGGGGCAGACGGCGGAAGTTACTTCTGGGCTGAGCCTGGCAGCCGAGGTGACCCTTACGGGCCCGGTGGGTGCGCTGGGCGCCGTGATTTTCGGCGGGCAACCGCTGGACGAGACTATAAAGGTGGCCGGCGACCGCGACCTGGCCGAGCACTTCGTCCGAGCCTTTCCGCTGCCGCCTTTGGTTGAGCGGAGCTGA